The sequence AGGATGGGCTTGGGAAGAACACGACCACACACAGTAATTAAAGACCCAAACCCATGCCAAGACAGGTCCAAGGTTCAAAACTCTCAGGGGAGACTCTGTGTTCACCGAAAACCCAAGCAAGGACAGCCaagcttgcacacacacacaccccgtccAGGGTGAGCGTGGCTCTTGGAGCGAGGCTTTTATGTAGTGGGTCTCGTTGTCTGCTTCATGCTGACCCGAAACCACTAAAACCCACACCTCCTTGTGAGCAGGAAGAACAAGTCCCCGCAGGGCGGCCCGTGTCAACTTGCTCACTGCACTACATTTGAGCTCCTTCTTCATTGTTAATCCCGGAAGATTTCCTTTACTTTCATGCGAGTTCAGCTGTGCCTTTAAAAGGATGTTTTCAAATGTTGGTCATCATTTCCAGGAGTACTGGAGGTTTTCAAGTCCATCATTTTGCCCCAAATTCAAATCTCATGGTGTGAACTTAAACCCTGGCTTTGCCACTAATAGCTGGGTGCCCTTCAGCAAATTACTGAAATGGTGAAGGGCATTGgtgctgaagaacctaggggcaggtgctgaagaacctaggggcaggacaggaataaagacgcagacgtagagaatggacatgaggacacggggaggggtaaggttaagctgggacgaagcgagagagtggcatggacatatatacactaccaaacgtaaaacagatagctggtgggaagcagccgcatagcacagggagatcagctcggtgctttgtgaccgcctagaggggtgggatagggagggtgggagggagggagacacaagagggaagagatatggggacatatgtatatttataactgattcactttgttatacagcagaaactaacacaccactgtaaagcaattatactccaataaagatgttaaaaaaaatttttaaataaaaaaataaaaatatctgaagtCCAACCTGTTTTGATGGCTCTTTTTGCCGCAAGATACTGATTATCTCTGATATTTGCAACCCACGGGTGTAGTCCTAGCGTCATAGATACAGTCATCTGGTTGGAGCTATTTCTTTTGGAGAATATATAGTCAAGATGCTGCTTCACCTAAAAGGAACATTTTCaggtggaaaagaaaatttcaagttaTTCTCTCATACCATGAACATACAGTCGTCTTTCAACAAGAAACTGATGAAATCTCAACCCAACAAATTCAACTATTTGGGTTTTACCTTAGTTCTTCCGGAGGGATGGCATGGAGTGAGCAGGGCTCCAGGACTGGGAGCTTCGCCAGTGGGAGGAACGCGAGCTCTCACTCCCCTTCTGTCCCCAGACCCTCCAATCCCAGCTCTGACCCTCCCCATACTCACCAGGGTGTCTGACTGTTAACGTTTGGTTATTATGAATTTTGGTAATTATGAAACACAATACAAGTACAACTTCTCCATCTGACGACTGACCACTCTTTTTGGACTTACCAGTACCTTAATGACTCTTATGGGGAATACCATGCGTTTGGAAATTTCTGAGAAGTGGAAGCAGTTCCAAGCTAAGCTGTGAAGGACCCGTGTCATCAGCGCCCTTCTCTTTCTTGGCTCTGTTCCAGCCGCTAGTCAGGAAATCCTCTGAGAACAACTCCATACTCTAAAATAGcccttctagggacttccctggcgctcCAGCGGTTGggactccgcactctcactgccaagggcccagtttcaatccctggtcagggaactgggaccCCACAGGCCGCGTggcgcggcaaaaaaaaaaagaaaaaaaaatccttccaatATTTGCTTCAACCAATGTTAATGGACGCCTGTCATGTGGCAGGAACTGTTCTGGGTGCTGGGGTCACAGCTGTGAGCACGACCAGGACGGTCCTGCCCTCGTGGAATTTATACGTTGTAGACAGAGGgacaaaaagggagggagggaggaaggatggagagtATTTTAGGATGTAATCAGCACTGAGAAGACAATGAAAGGGACAGTGGGATAGACGGGGGTGGGATGAGGTGTTTCCTGAGCTTATTTATTCAGAGTCTACTTTCTGTTAAACTTGGGGTAAACTGATGACTGGTGGATAACTGAGACAGGCACTCCCTCCAGATAAGGAACGTTTTCATTAAAATGGCTGCTTTCAGAGTGTAGATTTCAGACATCACAGACAAACTGATGACTGCAGCTTGAGAtgtcccagctcagcccagccgtAGGCAGTTAGCTTCTCCATCTGGGTGTAAAACCAATCTTGCCTTCATGGctaccatttaattttttaaaatttcccatcaCTCCAACTCCAAACGGTTACTTATCTGACTACTATAATTGCGTATAATTGAGCAAAGAGGTTTCTACCGAACAAAAATTTATCAGTTTCTTGACATTTGTTCCAGTCCCTTttgtattggaaaaaaaaaaaatgatacttctATGCGAACAGCTGAACTGCCCGCTAAACTGTGGTGTTCGGCGCTCAGAAATGGCACTGCCACTGGGCGGGAGAAAAACGCACGCTGGTTACCTGCTTCTCCACCACAGACATATTCATGTGAGGGACTAGACGGATTGAAAATTTTCCTATCACTCGGCCAGGGATGACTGTTTTGGCTCCAGGCTCATGAAACGCGCCCTCGATCCCATGAATAGAAAGAGATGGGTATCTCCACAGGTGCATTAGAAGTTCCtcctaaagtaaaataaaatcattttactaTCTAGAGGAGTGTTTAGTTAAAACCCAGTTGAATTATATTGCTTGTATCACCAATTTCTGTACATCTGTGACACCATTCATGACAAGTTAATTAGCACCTTACTTAGATATGTCTGGACTAATAGTACAGGTGGACTTTTCCCTCAGGACCTGAGACCCTCTGCTGCCTTCACCTGCCCTAGCTGCTACCACTGACAAGGGCCCCTCACCACTCCAGCTCTGAAGTTTGCAGTTAATAGATGGCAAAGGGGCCCTTTCCAAACCTGGGGTTCAATTGTAAATTTCTATCCCCAGTCATTGCCATGATAACTTATATGCTAAATGCGTTTTATTTTCCAGAAGGtttcaaagaaatctacagacatTTGAGCCAGTGGCCACCAGAGAGCTAGTCTGAGGCAAGAGACATACTTCGTAAGAGTAAACTCCCCACCTGTATTCGGCATTTTTCCCTCTCCTGGAGCGTCTGCCCAGGAGCCAGCCAGAGCTACCAAACACCACAGCAGGCaagggtcttttttgtttgtttgttttgggttttgttgttgttattttaaggaggaggagaagtagaagggaaaagaacaaaatctaAATTTACCAGTAGCCAATGCTTTGGGCTCTGGGTTTACTTACTACACTCAAACAGCAACGTAGCAATTTACACATTAGCCCCATAAAGCTCttggttttgtcttttaaaaaatgaataattaggGGTCTTGGAGCTGAAATGATCTCAGTCTATTCTCAACCTTTAAACAGATAGATAGGAAGCTCAGCTCACTGGCTGAGGGTGGCGTGAGGTTGAGTCTCATAAGCCAGTTTGGAAACGCACGGCTGTGAAGTGAATCACTGCCCTGTGGTTAGGCGCCTGAGGCCGGTGCCAGACGGACCCCAAGAAAAGGCCCAGTTGATCTAGACCACGAGGACCACGAGGTTTCGCGAAGGGAAACCTGCCCCTCATGTGCTCTCAGCTCTGAGATGTGCAGAACAGCAGCACATAGCAAACTAGGCACTGGGAAAATACGGGTTTTCATCGTTCCTCTTTCAGGTTACCCGTCAACGTGTGACCTACCTTGGTGTCAAACAGAAATTTCTTAACCTGGCTGCTGTTCCGGTACTCCTCAAGGTCCAGATCGATGGCTTCGTAtgttctcttttcctcctctgtaacagGAGCCACGTGGTCATAGATTCCAGGGATCAGAATTCGACCAGAAGAGTCCACCAGGCTGCCTATGAGAGACACACAGGAGACAAAGGCGGGTGGAAGCTACAGGTGCGTGGGGTCCTGGCCCTGGAGCAGAGCCTCAGGGACCCTCCTGGGGCTGCAGCGAGCCTGCGACCGGCCCTGGGACCGGCCCTGGGCCCTACAGCAGAGCCACTTGTCAGTAGCTCACATCCCAGAGGTGACAGTGGGAGAAAGGAGCCGGTCACCAGGAAGACTCAGCCTGCGTCAGACCCGTTTTAACGTCCACCTTGTCGACAAAGGGATGGAAACACACGGCTCTGCAATCAGTTACATTTGGAGTGACTTACCTGTGTTACATGCAAGTTCTCAGCTACACTCTTACATCATAAACAAGGTTCCTTTTTTAGTTTTATCTTATCCTGAGTTAAAAAGTAATGTgttcattagaaaaatattttaaatatatatgtatgtgaatatTTGTACAAACCTGAGAAACTGAAAGTCATCGTTCCTTCTCAACCTCTCTCCCCTACACACACCACAATAACATAATAAATACTCATCTTTAATCAAAAACGTAACAGCCTTGAGGTCTAGTCTACGAGCTACGTCATAACCACAAAAGCTTTCGTAGTGGCGAAGCAGATACACTGTTCTGTTATTTGTGAAAAAGTTTGGGGATTAACAGCAATGAGTGAAAAATCATCAATGAGCATCTATAAAAGAAGCAGATGCTGAtgacatggatggatggatggatggatggatagagagatagataggtagatagatagatggatttAATTGGACAATGAAGGAGCAGGAAGCTCTAGAATAAAGGTGATACTGAAGACCCAGAGGCAACCTCCCAACAGGTCGCCCCGTGGGCTGGCGGTTCCCTGTCAGTTCCCTGTCGGAGGCTGCCGAGGCCAAGGGGATTCGGGAGGGCGTGGCCAAGGTAGAACTGTGTCAATatggaaaaaagagagatttttgcTAATTGATTCCCAAAGAGGGAGTGCTTTTTGGCAGTTTGCCCAAAAGGGGCACGTTGTAAAATTTGCATAAAGTCGCCCTTGGGACATCACACCTGGCTGTGGGACACAGCTAATCAGCGGACCTGCTGGAAGAAGTCTTAGGATGTACGTGATCATTTCTGGTTTGTTTATCTGCTTCACCAAATGCTCCATAGCTCATAAGGTAAAAACCATAATGCAACTACCGTTAAAGAacaaattttctttgttctttaacgGTGAGAAAGGTGAGAAAGATCCAGGTATTGCGAGGTCTGAGGCTTATGTAACCTGaaaacctcttttttaaaaagaaccaaattatGACTATGAACGTGCGCAGTGTCCCTGCCAGGACTGTGCAAGCGAGGCCCTGGAGATGAAGCCTCCTTCAATTCCGGGATCCACCCGGAGGCTGGGCTGTCCGAATGTAGGCAAGAGCTCCAGGTGAGTCAGGTGGGCAAGCTGGCTCTCTGgaaacacacacgcacgcgcacacacacacacacacacacacgactccTACCTGCATCCACCAGGCCCACCACCTGAGGAGGTCACAGGCAGGGGCAACGAGCAAACTCAGTGGCGTCGCTGAGCCACGTGGGACCACAGCGACTCACAGGAAGGAAGCCAAGAGGTGTGGGTAGATTGGGCACCAACTCTGGATGCTTCTCCAGAAAGGTCTCTGCCACTATCCTCAAGTACAGCCAGATGTGTCGCAACATCCAGTGAAAGGAAAGGGGGTGGATTGAGGAAGGGTTTCAGTCCATGAAGAGAAACAACGTGGATGTAATAAGCCTAAGAAACGTTTAGCCAAGGGGGAAGCTAAGACCGTGGTCTTCCTCCGCTCCACCCTTATTCAGGGCTGGCCTGGAAACCAAGGGGGAGACAACTGAGTCAAACAGAACTACGTTAGCAGATTCCCTGATGCTTAAAAAGTGAAACGAAAGAAGACATTACCAAGAAGAGCGACCAGATCCGCCATGGGTTCGTTAAGGATCCCACCAAAGGTCCCCGAGTGGAAATCCTGATCTCTGCACTTCACCTGCAAGACAGGGAACGGGAAGGGAGCTGCTTTTCGCCGTGGCTGCTCAGAGACACCTTTCACCAGGCAGCAGACCCGCCCCGGCTGGCCCTCAGTGCTCAGGGGTCAGCTGACATTGTCACCACCGTGCTTCCGTCACACAATGTGGAGCGTCTGCCCCCCACATCTTCAGGTCCCACTGAATTCCCCGAAACCAACCTCAGCCCTAGCCTGGCCACCAACAGTGCCGAATCCCAGACCACCAGCCCCTCCTTGGCCTAACGGCTGACGTGCAGCGCAGTTGCCTTGCTCTGGGTTTCACGCCATCTCATGCTCAGCCCTCCTTCAAGAAAAGTCTCCGGGAAACTTTCTTCTCCTTGTTCTTGTCCTCCTGCAGGACCATTCTACTTACGTCTCCTCTGATGACTTCTTTTCTGTCTTAATCCTTGGATCACTCTACACACAGAGCTTCAAGGCCCACGGGACTTCCTTTACAACCGCCAGACTCTCAGCGCTCCTTCCGTAGGTCTGACCTTTGACCTACTCACAAGACCTAAAGCTTCTAGTCGCTTATGGTACATAACACTTTGGTGTGCTCCCAGCTTCTGAACTTGAGGAGGTCTAGACGGAAACATCTTCTCCTACAATTACTTCCTCCTAGCTTGCTGTTTCCAAAACAAGGAGAGATGCCAGTCCTATAAATCTATCCCCTTAAAATgatgttggggacttccctggtggtccagtagttaagacttcgccttccagggcagggggtacaggttcgatccctggtcggggagctaagatcccacatgcctcgcggccaagaaaccaaaacataaaacagaagcactaTTGTAACAAATGCAACAAAGACTCTAAAAATGGCccccatcaaaaaaaatcttaaaaaaaaaatgatcttggATTTCTCCCAGGCACATTATGTCCAATCGGTTCCCAAGTTCtaatgagtttgggttttttaattctctttgacCCATTGCCTCTCCCCTTTCCTGGCGGCTGGCCCTTCTCTGCCTCTATCGCCATCTTTAAAGCCCTGCCAGGTGAATCTTCCATTTAGTCACTGTAGCTTAGGACCCGCATCTCATCAGGCAGGGATGCTAACAAAGCGCTCTGGGGTCGCAGGGCCCCACCTCTGAAATCTTTTGCCGCCTTATCCCACCTCTGCTCACAgcttccctcctcctggccccctCGTCACGAGCCTGCCCTCCCCCGTTCTGGGCCACAGCAAGACGTCCAGTCCCTCGACCCATCCAAGACCTCCCCAGCTCTCGTCCTCCTGtccttcttttctccccattCAACCCGAATGCCCCTGTGCATCCCTTCAGCCTCTCCATGGGCAACGTCTTGACTGACTTCGTCTCCTCCATCACACCATCGGGCACAGCCTAAGCCCTGGATCAATCCTGCCCACTGGGGTGTCTCCACCACCGGCTCCTGAGCACAGCTGCAAACGATATCCCACTGCTCGGACAGGGGACTAAACACCCTCACCTGCCCGCCAGCCACTTCTTCCTGCCCACCTGTTCCCCACAGAGACTACTTCCAGCACGTCTCTGCAGAGAAACTTCCTTCTGACTCAGCAGTAGAAAGAGGGCAACGACAGACAGCGAGATGTTCCACGGCCTGCACAGCTCGGACCCCACCCTGCTTCTGCAGCTGCCCGGGACCCCGGCGGGAGAGCGGAAGCCCTTCCCGGCTCAGGGTCGCACCCGCCCTCTGGCTCTCatacaccaccccccaccacccccccacccccgctttgcGGTTTCCAGCTGCTCTATGAGGGAGGACTTTCTGATTCTAAATTGCAGGCTCCATCACAGCTTGTCTGCATTAATAGAAAAGGAGCAGGAAGCAGACTACGTGTCAGGGCGGAGCTCGAGGTCGCTTTTAGTGATCACAGCAAGCCTGGGAGGATTACTGTGCTCACTTGAGAggtaaggaaacaggctcagactTAAGGCGCTCTCAAGGCTGTTCGTCGGATGAGCCAGACCTCGGGTGCCGGCCTTGTCGGTGCTAGCACCCCTTCTCTTTCTGTCCAAGACGTGGTGGGCAGAGCAGGCAACGGCCGCTCACAGCATCCCCAGAACCCGATCAGGCGGTCAGTCTCCTTACCCCAGTGCCCCCGTGCCTGCCTCCAAGTTTCACAGCTGGAGTTCCTAAAACGTGGGGAGTCACAAACCCCTCTGAATCTTCTCTCCAGAAGAACGTACACAGCGCATGCGTTCACGGCTGGGGTCTTCATGAACTGCCCCCGTCCCAGGACCCCGGATCCCCCGGGGCCATGCCCCCGGGTCGGGGTCTACTCCCTGTCCTCCCCGCCGGGACCGCAGCACAGATCCACCTCCAGGCGGCTGCCGTTGGCAAGTACCTCCACCATGAAGTAGCTGTTCCCTCGCGTCCCCCACGTGAGCGCGGGCGTCCTCCGGCTGACCCACAGATTGTCTGAAATCACGATGTAGTCTACGCTTGAGAAGAACCCGGCCTTCTCCTTCTGGACAAGTTCCTCCAGGGCAAGAGAACCAGCCTCCTCCATCCCCTCGATGACAAATTTGACGTTCACAGGCAGATCCTGAATTAACAGTGGAGCAAACCACGCTGTCAAAAAAACTGGACACCTTGCCCTTTCACCTTTTAAAATCCAGGATTTGTTTGCATGTAACTTAAACACACTGAATTATTATATACATTCCCAAAAGCTCTGTTTATAACGAAGAAGTTTTAACTCAGGTTGTGACGGAGAATTCAAGGTAATGGCCAGGGGGCCATCAACCTAAGACTGATGACAGAGGATCTGGACAGGGCATCCCTAAAGAAAAGGCTGCGTGCACCATATGGGGTTCCGCTCGGCCCCTGCAGAGAAGCCCGTTCCTCTTTCTCCCCAGAAGGAATTTTTCCAGAAAGGTTACTCAATTACAAATCTCTTTTCTGTCCTCATAATTCTGAGCATGATAAATGAGAACTCTTTGAAAGGTTGTCTAACGTTTAAGCCTCAGGATAATTTTCATTTCAAGTATCTGTTATCTTTCAGCTACGAGTTCAATCTGCCTTTTAACTTATTCAAAGGCTTTGATCTTGCAGCAAAATGGACCTTGAGTTTTTCTCTAATATTAGGACATGGAATAgcgcctttaaaatttttacaatgtGACTTTCCCCATTTGGTTTTGGTCTTTTTATATCTGTATAATTTATAACTTCATATCTTTGAGAGCCGTGTGGAGAAGAGGGGCCGACGGCTTTTCCTAGAGCATAAGGCACGTGCAGGGTGGGGGTGAACAGTTATTCTATGCAGACGAGGCAATGCAAACACACTCATTACCTCTAATAAGTGGGATTGCCTGGCCCCAGATTAACAAAGGCAGGATGAGTGGAGGATTATGTATTAGGAAATGTGACCTTCGGTCATTCAGCTGCTTAAGGGCATTTGGGGATAACAAGTTTTTCAATGCATTCCTTGAATACATTTCTATGTGTCTTAGGAAGTTACGCTAAAGTTCTGAAATCTTAATATTTGAAAGCTCCTTATTAACATTTAACTAGAAAACAATTCCCAAGAAGTAGCTGGAAAGCCTAAGAATTTTCTGGCAAAATGTGATTAATAAAATACAAGTCAATAGCTATTAAGTGTTGGAGGAGGACGTGGGGCTGGCAGCCCAGCCTGGGCTTTGGTCTCTGCCCTGTCCCTTGACACCCAGGGACCCGGGACCAGCCATTTCACCTCTCGGCAGCCCACTTCTCTGTTAATACTTGCTCTGCCTCTGGGTAAGACGATCCAGTGAGGTGATGTACATTTAAGTGCTCTGTAAGCAAGACAGAAAGAGGGGATGGAGGGCAGAAGGGAACGAGGAAAGAAGAGACCAGAGCTCATAAAGGGCCTAGTACTCGCAGGCTCCAGGGAACCTTTCCATATTCACTGAATCCACGCAACAAGCCTGGAGACAGATATGCGCATTCCTATGGACGAGGGgagtgaggctcagggagattaaCTGACTTTTCTAAGGGCAGAGTGGGGATTGCTTGTTTTGTTTGCGATTATACATTTCAgagttgaaatttaaaaagcaaagcaggggcttccctggtggagcagtggttgagagtctgcctgccgatgcaggggacacgggttcgtgccccggtccgggaagatcccacgtgctgcggagcggctggatccatgagccacggctgctgagcctgcacgtccggagcctgtgctccgcagcgggagaggccacagcagtgagaggcccgcgtaccgcaaaaacaaacaaaccaaaagcaaAGCAGATTTTGACCTTTATATAGGACCTGTCTTATAAATATTGCTTTCCTCTTCTTAAGAAAGAAGGACAGAAAACGAGAGAgaggggtgggatgtggggagggagggaaggagggggagagagagagagaaaggaagggagggagggaggaagaaagaaaacagagagagagagagagagagaaaccaagggCTTACTTAGGGGAGTGCCATGAACAAGAGGACAACCTTGCAGTGGTCAGCAGGGCCCAGGCAGAAAAGCGTCCTGATTCACTAAGCCTGTCTTCCTCAGTGAGATGAAGCAGTCAAGTGAGAGCAGTGAAACCCTCTCTTCTGCTTATGTCTCAGGAGACAACAGACTCATGAGAGAGAAGCCCCTGGAGTCTGATGAAATCACCTCCGAGAAAGAAAAAACGCAACGTCAGGACCTGCTCAATGGACAGGATTT is a genomic window of Lagenorhynchus albirostris chromosome 14, mLagAlb1.1, whole genome shotgun sequence containing:
- the CNDP1 gene encoding beta-Ala-His dipeptidase; this translates as MASSLLAFLLLLDGGMFSPSSPPTGLLEKVFQYIDLHQDEFVQTLKEWVAVESDSVQPVLRLRRELLRMTDLAADRLRNLGAHVDLVDAGFQQLPDGQSLPIPPVILAALGDDPKKPTVCFYGHLDVQPASREDGWVTDPHTLTEVDGKLYGRGTTDNKGPVLAWINAVSTFRALDEDLPVNVKFVIEGMEEAGSLALEELVQKEKAGFFSSVDYIVISDNLWVSRRTPALTWGTRGNSYFMVEVKCRDQDFHSGTFGGILNEPMADLVALLGSLVDSSGRILIPGIYDHVAPVTEEEKRTYEAIDLDLEEYRNSSQVKKFLFDTKEELLMHLWRYPSLSIHGIEGAFHEPGAKTVIPGRVIGKFSIRLVPHMNMSVVEKQVKQHLDYIFSKRNSSNQMTVSMTLGLHPWVANIRDNQYLAAKRAIKTVFGTEPDMIRDGSTIPIARIFQDAIQKSVMMLPLGAVDDGEHSQKEKINRWNYIEGSKLFAAFFLEMAKLH